The window CATTTGCCTTGTCAGTACTGAGACAGAAGAAGGTGCCCACACCCAACAAAGCTTCCCTCAGCTGTACAACAGAACATTTCCCTTAGATAATGACACCTATACTTAATGATGCTTACTTTATTCACACAAAATTGTATTTGAGACCCATCAGACAGCTTCATCTTTTATCTCAGAGAGCCTATTCCATGTTTTCTTTCTGCAAAATAAAACTTTCCCATAtagaatttttgttgttattcagaAATATTGGGTAGTTGATCTAGAACGTTTTCATCTGGAGACAGTTTAATTACAGTCTTGTACTAGTTTATGCCTAGGATATATTCAGAGGGGTGGAATGCATATGTTTCTTCTACCAACCCACACTCACAGCTGCCTCTTTGTTCGTTGCTGCCTCTGCTAGCTCACTGTTAAGACCACCAACTCTTTCCCCAAACTCAGCCCTCTTTGGGGGGTTTTGCCACTAGAACTACCCTGGAATGGCTTATACACTTTGACACTTGTAGAGTTTGAGTCTGTTTCATCCCCAGTAAAAATTAAAGGTTTTCTCTCTATTGGTTTTCATGTTGCAATTACTGTTTCATCTCTTTTTGGCTGACTctaaatcaaaactaaaaattttggtcatccaggccctggccaggtaggctcagttggttggagcaacCTCCCAATTTGCTAGGGTTGTGGGTTCATCCTCAGGGTACGTACAGAGGTCAGCCAATGAtggcatagataagtggaacaacaaatcaatgtttctctcattctctcctttctctctctaaaatcaataaataaaataagtttttaaatatatatatatttatttatttattttacagagacagagagtcagagagagggatagacagggacagacaggaacggagagagatgagaagcatcaatcattagtttttcattgtgcgttgcaacaccttagttgttcattgattgctttctcatatgtgcctttaccgcgggccttcagcagaccaagtaaccctttgctggagccagggaccttgggttcaagctggtgggctttttgctcaaaccagatgagccggcactcaagctggcgacctcggggtctcgaacctgagtcctctgcatcccagtccgacgctctatccactgcgccaccgcctggtcaggctttttcttttctttttcttttttttttttttgagataccacctcatacctgttagattggctgttatcaacaagataggtaataacaagtgttggagacactataaagaagaaggaaccctcattcactgctggtgggggatgtaaactggtacagccattatggaagaaagtgtagtggttcctcaaaaaattaaaaatagaaataccatatgaccagcaattcctctactgcgtatataccaaaaaaaaaccaccctcaaaaacattggtatacaAAGACATATGCTCTaccatgttcatcacaacattattctcagtggccaagacatggaaacaaccaatgtgtccctcaatagaggactggttAAATAAGATGTGGtgcacatatatcatatatacaatgggatactactcagccataagaaattatgatgttgccatttacgacaacatggatggaccttgagaacattatgctaagtgaaataagtaaaccagaaaaggctaagaactatattatttcacacataggtgggatataaaaatgaaactcatgaacatagataaaagtgaattggttaccagggggagggaagtaaagagagacaaatatatggtgacagaaaatgattggactttgagtgatgggcacacaacataacagttcaaacactatagaaatgtttacctgaaacatatgtactcttattgatcaatgttacccattaaatttaatttctaaattataaaaaatagtataaaaaatagGCTTATACACAGTGTGAACTTACATGTCTAGGTTAATAGGGAACAGAAAACTGTTACCTATGAGAGTACTGGGCCTTCCTTCACTCGTATTACCACCATCCTTGTTATATCACAGCTAGAGTATTATAAgagatgtactggggaacatttTCAAGGTAGTGAATAGATGTTTTTGTCTTCTTCACTGTTTCAGTGTttctttgtattatatttataataaaaatagtttaaaattttttaaaatgacaaaaacttaaaaaatatgaatagttaATAGCAGTATATcaatatttgttcattaattgtgaAAGTTGTACCATACTAATGCAAGATATTAATAATAGGGGGAGCTAGTATGGAGTATATAAGAACTTTGTTTATTATCTttccaatttttctgtaaaccttaaactattttaaaatagttttttaaattaccaataaataaaatgtacctaGAATATTGGTTGTTTGCTAAATATGTTTGCTACCAttgattaaataatatcaaaaatgaatatttttaatgtattttaattttttaattcttatttattgactttagagagaggaaaggagcgagagagaaaaacattcatttgttttccacttatttatgcattcatttgttgattcatgtatgtgccctgagaggGGATCAAACCCAACATCTTGACCTATCtggagctacttggccagggcctaattttttttttttttgctggtttgtttttgttttattttttattttttatttttaatattttatttattgatttttagaggggagagagagagaagggggaggagcaggaagcatcgactcccatatgtgccttgaccaggcaagcccaaggtttcgaaccggcaacctcagtgttccaggtcgacggctttatcccattgtgccaccacaggtcaggctgttttttttttgttttgttttgttttttttttttatttatttttttacagagacggagagtgagtcagagagagggatagacagggacagacagacaggaatggagagagatgagaagcatcaatcatcagtttttcattgcgcgttgcaacactttagttgttcattgattgctctctcacatgtgccttgaccacgggccttcagcagaccgagtaaccccttgctggagccagcgaccttgggttcaagctggtgggcttttcctcaaaccagatgagcctgcactcatgctggcgaccacggggtcccgaacccgggtcctctgcatcccagtccaatgctccatccactgcgccatcacctggtcaggctgtttttgtttttttaaagcaaagctttccttttaagaaatttctttttctttttcttttttctttttttttaaagagagacagggagaggaagagagagaaaggcattcatttgttgttccacttagttgtccatttattggttgcttccatcTGTGCCGTGACCCAGGATCCAATcctcaaccttggcatttccGGGAGACGCTCTCACCGACCAAAggcctaaaaatatatatatttttatatataaatatatatatatatatatatttttaggcctaatatatttttaaagatcaagAGAAACCGATAAAGCCAAATAAAAAgaatcttgttaataataactgCCAAGGTCAGCcagccctgcctctctccttccgcccctccctccgtccctccccaCTCCCCGCCCACTACGCTGTCTGACGTCAGTCTGCGCGCCTGCAGGTCACGCAGCCCGCCGCCTCCAGGAGCGATTGCCTGAGAGCACGCGGCCCGGAGCTGCCCGTCCGCGCAGGGACCACTGCCAACATGGACAAAGCCTGCCAAGCAAACGAAGAACAGCAGCCACAGAGCACGCCCGAGAGGGACGAGGAGCAGAGTACGCCCGAGAGGGACGTGGAGCAGAGCATGCCCGAGAGGGACGAGGAGCAGCCGCAGGCGGAGAACTCGCCGGAAGAGCCGCGTCCAGAGGAGCCATCTTCGGAAGAGCAATCCGAGGAGGAGGAGTTCTTTCCCGAGGATATCCTTCCCGAGCTCCTTCCTGATCTCCTTCCCGAGCTGCTGGGGCCCGAGTATCGCCCCTCAGAGGAGCGCCTTTCTCTGCACGACCTGTTCGCGGCGCGCCCCGCCATGGAGCAGCCTCCCTGCGGAGTGGGGAAGCAGAAGCTGGAAGAAGGAAGCTTTAAGGAAAGGCTGGCTCGCTCTCGTCCGCAGTTTAAAGGAGACATACACGGCAGAAATTTGAGCAACGAGGAGATGATCCAGGTCGCAGAGGAGATGGAAGAGATGAAAAGAGTGCGAAACAAACTGATGATCATGCACTGGAAGGCGAGACGCAACCGTCCGTATCCTATGTAATGTGCCCAGCCATTAATGCGGTTTGTCTGACTTGGTATTGCCACTTGAATCGTGTGTATTTTCTCGACTCCCTCTCACCATCTTGTTAATTTTAACGTTTTTGTGTGGCTTTATTTAAGGTGTTTCGCTTGTAATTGGTAAAATTGGGCTTCCCCCCATCTGCAAGTCTCCCTCTTTCAGTCATGTGGCTCACCAATTTGCATGAAAAAATGGACGTCATGTATTGTGAAGTGAAAAAAGCGATTTTTGACAAGTCTGTGTAGTATCCCGTTTTTGTAAAAGTgtgtatttttatcttaatttgcaaagaaaaactgaaagtaaATATTTCAGAGGCGTAACGGTGGCCACCTGTGTGGTAAGATAagtgagtttttgtttgcttttcactTTTGCTTTGTTGGAACATCTCGTTTTTTCAGGACGAACACATTTTACATGTATTGCAAAAACCCTCCAATATAATGGGAAATAATGTAAAGCAACTTAAACACTGTCAGTTTATAAAGACAATGTggcaattaataaaatgtttgtcAGAACTTgaggcctggtctgtggtggcgcagtggataaagcctcccCCTGGAAAGCTGAAGCCTgttggaaaccttgggcttgtctggtcagggcacaaatgggaggtgatgcttcctgtgccttaccccctctctctttcctctctcttctctcaaaaaataaatctaaaaaaaattttttttaagtaaaaatagtaaCTGCTGAATTTAACAAACCCAATAAATCAAATGCCTCTATCAATGCCTAGATGTTAACTCTTtctttgatttattgataatatacCTAACAGCTGAATTAGTCGGGGTTCTACCATAGAAACAACCAGTAGgagataaatagatatagatatatttgttTAGTTAGAGATATTTCAAGGCATTGGCTTTTGTGATTGTGAGAACTAGCAAATCCAAAATCCATTAGCAGGATTTGCTGGCAGGAAACGATCAGTCCTGGGCTACAGCTGCAGTTCACAGGTGGGATTTCTTCCTCAGGAAAACCTCGGTTTTGCTCAAGGGCTTTCAGCTGATTCAGTGAGGCCCATTCAGACATTAAGGATCGTGTCCTTAAAGTCAGCTGATGGTAGATATTAACTACATTTACAAAATACGTTTACAGTAACACCTAGAATAGTGTGTAATTGAATAATGGTAATCTAGCTAAGTTGACACATTAACCATAGTAGCTCATCTCTTGTCACCTTGGCATCCAGATACATCTCCTTAAATAGTATTTAAccttcaaataaagaaaacatcaGTCATACTTCTGCctaactcaggggtcgggaacctatggctcatgagccagatgtggctcttttgatggctgcatctggcttgcagacagatctttaataattaaaaaaaacaaaacattaaaaatataagacattctcggccctggccggttggctcagtggtagagcgtcggcctggcatgcagaagtcccgggttcgattcccggccagggcacacaggagaggcgcccatctgcttctctacccctccccttctccttcctctctgtctctctcttcccctccctcagccgagactccattggagcaaagatggcccgggcgctggggatggctccttggcctctgccccaggcgctagagtggctctggtcgcaacagagcgacgccctggagaggcagagcattgccccctggtgggcagagcgttgtccctggtgggcgtgccgggtggatcccggtcgggcgcatgtgggagtctgactgcctgcccgtttccagcttcagaagaaaaaaaaaaaagaatcaaccaatgggccctggccagttggctcaatgatagagtgttggcccagcatatagatgtcctaGGTTCGGTTCTCAGTCAGGGATACAGGATAAGTGACGatctcctccacccctctcccttctctcttacttgctctctctctctctctctctctctctctctttttctctcttttcccctccagcagcagccatggctagattggtttgagtgagttggccccaggtgctgagaatggctctgtggcctccaccttaggagCTAAAAGTGGCTCAGAtgccaaacaatggagcaatgccccagatgggcagcatggcccagtaggggcttgctgggtggatcccttttcagtgcatatgggagtctgtctctttgcctccctttctctcaataataataaaagaatcaaccaatggcctgacgtatggtggcacagtgggtaaagcctcAGTGAACcggaatactgaggtcacaggttccaaAATCCTGGCTTGTCccatc is drawn from Saccopteryx leptura isolate mSacLep1 chromosome 1, mSacLep1_pri_phased_curated, whole genome shotgun sequence and contains these coding sequences:
- the LOC136386387 gene encoding transcription elongation factor A protein-like 1, producing the protein MDKACQANEEQQPQSTPERDEEQSTPERDVEQSMPERDEEQPQAENSPEEPRPEEPSSEEQSEEEEFFPEDILPELLPDLLPELLGPEYRPSEERLSLHDLFAARPAMEQPPCGVGKQKLEEGSFKERLARSRPQFKGDIHGRNLSNEEMIQVAEEMEEMKRVRNKLMIMHWKARRNRPYPM